CGCACCGCATTTTGGAGTTTTTTATTACGATTAGGCGAAGGGTTGACATTTCATTcagcaagcaagcatcaACGACGGGATTTGAAAAAGTAAGCATTTTGTAAATACACGGCATGTTCCCGTCTCCCTGCCAGGTCAGGCGAGGTGGATTTTGTTTTCTTTCGTTACCCAGGTACCTACCTACACTGAGATGCGACATGACGAGACGCAAGAATATAGAGAACCTGGCCGGATTTGGCGGCTGGGGAGTTTGATGTTTGGATAGCTGGAGATTGGTCACAGACATGTAGATAGTTTATTGAACCATTTTGACACGAGCATGTGCACTAATTGATTGAACTGGATGAGGTTGTGGTTTACTGCCTGTGACCTTGCTCAACACCCTATACTTGCCCTCTTGAAGAGCCTTGGTGAAAACAAGACGAGGGATCATGGGGTTGAAGTCGAgtcccaagaccaaggttgatgatgctcaGGTCTCATCCCGATTCGGTCAATACCTTGCGTGTGATACTCATCCCATGTTTGAACTGACTCAAACGCCCACCCTAGATAACCAGAACAGCCTTTGCTGTACTCTGTCACTGTTCTGCCCGAACCAGCATATCTGAGGCGCAATCAATCGTCTCATCTAGTTATGTCATGTTCTGTGATTGCCAGAATTCCTTGCACCTGACTCGAGCGTCAAGGCCAATATGGCATGCGGCTTGGCCAAGCGAACTGGGTTTGGACTTGGTGTCATTATCACGATCCATGTTTAAGAGTGTGGGCGCGAGGAGCCAAACGAGATCAGTTCGCCATCGAGGTAATTGCCATTTTGGTCCAGTCACTCAAGTTCTGTAGTTGTTGGTGACGGACCAGAGCAAACGAACAGCTTTTATTGAGAATGCTTCTGGAAAGAAGCTATCCAAGAGAATGCCCTATGACAGTGGACTATCTGCTGCGCTGCAAACACCGGACTTCCATCTATTGTCCATAATGGTATCTCAATGAATCGTTGGAGTCTCACTAGGAGCTATTGCACTCATACAGATGCCCCCAGCAGAAGAACAGAAACAGTACTTGTCAACTCTTCTCGCCTCAACCCTTGGGAAGCTTGAGTCCATTAACAGATCCCCGAATAGCATCATCAACAGCGCTCTCAAGGATCCACAAGAACCGACGCCATGGCACCAGAACCTATGagcgaggagatgaaggaggataTCCGTCGCATGACGGAAACCCTGACCAACCAGCCCACCATTGAGCTGCTTACTCGAGCTGGGAACCAGGCCAAGTACAACCGGTGGGACCTCAAGGAGCGAAAGAAGGCTCAGGAGGAGGCCATGGCACGAGCAGAGAACAACGGGGATGCCGGAGACTACGAAGAGGATGTCACCAGAGATACCGAAGCCAGTGTTACCGACACCACTGGCATCAACGAGGCCAACGTCACCGATGCCGGCGCCAACGAAACAAATGCCACTGACGTCtccgaggccaagggcaaggtcaccgccaaggtcaaggatgtTGTGTCCCGCGTTACAAAGGCAATGAACCGCCTGAGCATGACCAAGAAGGGAGCTGGTGACAAGACTGCAGACGACAAGGGCAAGTCTGGTCACAGCAGCAAGCAGGGTGGCAACAAGGCTTGATCACCTGGATGAACTACAAGCCAAGAGTATGCACTGTTCTCTCCTTTCCTTCTTTTTTGGCTATCTGCAACTATCTGCAGAGGTAAGTGTTTGCTTTTCTCTAAACGAGGCCCCGACTAATGGATGCTTGTAGCCGGCAGTATgattgcagcagcagcctgaTTGCAGCATTCTCTCTCCGCCATGAAGCGGACAGCAAAGCATGCGGTGGCGTTCAAGGAGGGTATCGTCGTTGGAATTACTTGACATGGAACGGGGAGGGGGGGATAGGGCCAGGCAAGGATCAAGGCGTGATGGGACGATACTGCAGAAAACCTATCATTACTCTTTTTTGAACTCGATCGATTAGTTCTCAACAAATGCGAGACTGCTACTCTACCCAAGATGCCAAGTCAGTGAACACCTAATCTCATCTTGTTTGCTCTACATCCCTTGCAGGGCTGTAGATGCCCTCGTTCGGGCTACCTAATCTGTCACTCTACATGCATGCATGCTGCCTGCCTCGAGACCTCGTTCTATTTCGTCTCACCGGTCAAACGAAAAAAAAGGTATGCGGGGAGACGGGCTCCCACGTTTTTTTGAGGCCCGGACTGAGACATATGCAACCTGGGGCTGGCTGTTGCTGCAAACACCCGTTTGCAAACCACCACAATGCAgcgtcttttttttttttttctgcgttgaagatggaggaggtgaGCTAATCTGTAGTTGGATCTCACGATCGGGGAGATGCAGGTTACCATGCAGGCTCTGGAAGATTACGCCCCTTGTACTGTATACTACACCTTTGTATCTTGTAGAGGTAGGCTGGTTCATGTCTCAGGTGCCGAGTGCGTGTTTGTCCCCCAACCGGGTTGCCGGCATATGTGGGAGTTCACCGGAGCTTGATTCCGGAGATTTCGATCGAGGTTGCGTTGCGTCGTCTTGCAGGAGGGCTTAGGGCTGTGCACCCAGGTTAAAGATGGCTGACATGGAGCAACCTCAGTCGTGCACTTGTCGCACAGCTTTTCAAGCCCGTCGTCGTACAGCTTCAAGCAGCAAGAGTCACAATCACATAGTATCCGGTTTGCTTCCACACTCCCCTCGAGGCTTGTGTGCAGCGGCCCGCCGAGGACTCTGCCGTGTCTGCATCTACCCGTAGCGTCCTGCACCTTGAAGAATCTGGGAGACTCTGGCTTTCGTGAGGGGTCAGACAGACACGGCTCGAGATTTTTGTCTgctctcccccctcccccctttAGCTGCGGGAAGAAAAAGCAAAATACAAGGATTGCAAAATCGGGTGGCGTTCGCTTTCAACGGCTGTCGAATACGATCGGCAGAGACACCAAGCCCTAGACATCACACAGTACAGTTCACTAATGACGAGGTTTAGATTTGCTTCGTTTTCATAGCCCCCGTGTTCCCGAGACTATCGGTCGACGTGGCGGCGCCAACGACTACGGGTTTGGGCTTCAGGCAGCGACACTAATGCTGGATGCCGTGTGGGAAAACGGTTCGAGACAAGAAGATTATGtagggttttttttattcgTATGCTTGTTCGCTATGACTCTGAGTTGATGGATGGGTGCATCAGCAAGTCTCAGATGCCACGGCGAGATTGGTTCTCGATCTGTAGTAACTCCTTTCTAGAGACTGGACGAGTTCTCATTGTGCTACGTTGTTAAATGGAGCCTCCTTGACTCTATCCTCTCGTTTTTCTTCAAACTCTTTGTCCTTCCCCAGATCTCTTCCACAACCTATCTGTCCTCTCTTCATCTGTCTTCTTTACAAGTCACACACAGacatacacacacacacacacccctGAGCAACACTTCAATAATGTCCCAAGTTCGCTTCCTCTTTGAGTCACCTCACGTCGGCCGTAACGTAGTCTCCCAGTCTCCCCCCGGTGTCAACGGTCGCATCTACGGCCCTGACCCGGAAGTCTGTCTCCACGAGGACGACTCAGGTAGTGACAGTGAAGACTACGAAAGCGAAGACGAGCTTGGGGAACCACATCTTGACTGGCATCCTCATGCCATCAACTTTCTCGCCAGAGTTCCTCAGAGTGACGCTGCGTGGTCTCGTTACCTCAACTCCAACGGGGAGGTCCGCTCTCTGTGCCACCGTCTCCGACTTCCCTTTCTCTACCCTGGCTTCAAGGATTACTTTGACTGGGGGCGGCTCTTTGGAGAGTGCAAATGGCACCTCGCCCGGGCATGCGAGAACCCTCCCCTGGCGTCACTCTTttccctcatcttcatcgctgcATGCCACGTCGCCCTGGCCGATGGCTGCCCCCGCGAGATTGTCTTCAATGGCATCAGGGAGTGTATCAGGCAGTGTGGCATCTGGGAGTACGAGCTCACGGAGCCCATGCTCGACAGACTCCGAGAAGGTGCCGTCAAGGGCATCATGATTCTCACCGAGTACGCGAGGGTCGTTGGGTCTCGCGCATATGAGATCCCCCTTCACAGTAAGTCTTCTCCGCTTCCTGATCCATTATCATGTTTCTGAGTATTAGAACAGCTCCTGATTGTCTGCAGCTGTTCTTCCGATGTACTCCAGCGTGCATAACCTATGTCAAGAGTCGTATCCCGTTCACATACCGACCAACAACGCCCCTGCAAGCCGACTGCCTCGAGATTCCATCACTAGTGTACGACATACTGGGGGGGTCTAAATCAAAGTGGGAGTAAGTGCTGTTCAAGCCCCGCGGCGTGCCCCTTTTACTAACAAACTGTTACCAGGTATCGAGAAATTTGCGAGATCCTGCAACCTGAGGGAGTGCCAATGCCTCTGTACAAGAGTATCTGTATGGATGATGTTCTGGAGTATGATAGGAGTGATGACGAGGGCATGAGTGATTTTGACGGGCCTGTTTCTTCGTTCAAGTACGTGTACGCGTGTGCGTTCCCACATCCAATGGGCATGTTCAGGGAAAATGTCTTGGAGGGTTCCCAGACTCGGGGTTTGTCTCTGTGACTTGGATAAGATGAGTTTTGAGATTCGGCGTGTGTATTCAGAATGTTTCATCATGAAAAAGAGTGTGTTCTTCTAAATCTGACGAGATGAGTGACGAGTGTGAAAAACGATCTGCTGCCCTGCTTTCCACTGGCGTACTGTCACCTTGTCCATAATCCTCCTTTCCCTCAGGGTGTTAAGAAGAGTGTGAGACACGGGGGCAAACAAGACGATCTTGAACACAGAGACGGCATTTGAACTGGGTGTTCTGAGGCGCACCAACTCAGAGTGAGGTCACTTATCGAGGACTCGTTGATAGCATGTCTTGGTTGATTCACGCAAGGGACACCGACTTCATGATACCAGTGTATATCATGTAGCAAGCAGCTGGCATCCCATATGTTAGCACCATAAGGCGCCTTGTGAGGGTCAAGACGAGAGGACAAGAGGCTCAGAGGTGCAGTTTTCAACCGGCACACTTCAATCTCATGGTTCAGGACATACGAGCTCAAGCGTCAGAGAGTGTATTCAAAGCAGTTAACGAGAGACACTAAATACATTCCTTTTCAAACACACAACCAAGAATGGAGCAAGCAATCAAACCGCAATATCGGTATTGTCAAAGCCCAAGTATCAACAAACTCGATGAACCCAAATCATCTGCGGTAGTACCGGAACCgatacttcttcttctgcggCAACGGAGACTTGTGGAGCATGATGTAAATGAAGCGCAGGCACCCGTTCCCCATGAACCGTATGCCCGTCTCGTTCAGAAAGAGAACCATGCCGGGCTCCCACTCGGCGGGGATGCAGTAGTTTGTGCCCCGGGGCATCAGTTCGATGTTGGCCGTCCCGGTGCTCAGAGGCATCAGGACCACGATGCGACCAGGGGTCGGCCAGAGACCGGTGCCCGTCTCGAGGCGAAAGGCCTCGGGCTTGAACCAGGGCTTGTGAAGATCATGGATGATGACGTTGGATTTTGCTGACCAGGTCGACAGGGGGCGGTTCTATGCGTTTCTGTTAGACTTGTTGGCAAATGCAAAGGTTCAGAAGACATACCATGCCCCTCAAGACAGCCCAGACGACGGCCCGGCAAGGAGGACTCAGTCCGTAAGTCCCAAGCCCGGTGTGCTTCTCACGGGGGGTGATGGCCATGATATCGCCGATGGCCTCGGTCTGCAGGTACTTGGTGTACTCGTCATACAAGTAGACGGAGAACCGAGGATCCAGAGCCATGGTGTTGGTAAGGTGCTGTGGAACAGGGTGTGTTGGTCGAGATGTGCTTGAGGTAGGAACAGGTAATGAGAGTCTGTGACACTGCTGCTGTGGAGAAGAAGTTGAACAGATGTTGATGCCCTATTTATGCTTCATCGGACGTGAAAGCCGTGCAACAAGAATATCGACACTCTCATAGCCTAAGGGGGGACAGTGTCGTTTGCTTCGTTCAATGTGAACATTGACGATGCGTAGGCTGCCAAACGCTGAGACTCCTTCACCCTCGACGGACTGCTACCTGAGAAGCAGCAAATAGCCGGTAACCATGCAGACTCATCGCAATAGTCCATCGTTTGCCCGTTGAAGACCCCGGCGCTCGTGTCGCGGGAAGCCCATCCGGAGACGACACCATGGGCAGCAAACGGGTGCTCGCAGGACATGATACCTGCGAGATGCCTCCTATCTTGCCATGATTCGTTGTTCCAAGTTTGCTCTCCTTGATGCTGCATTGGTGCTGATTTGATCAACACGGCTGAGCTGCAAGCTCCCATCGACCATGGCTTGGCTGAGGCCTCAAACAGACGAGAAAGAGGGGGAATTATGTCGAAGCCAGTTACAAGTTGACGAAGTCATATCGAAAGGGTTGCCGTTCCTGTGACACCACACACGCACAGATACATGGCAAGGCTGGCGTTTGCAAACATACATACAGTATTCATGCAGGCTACGGTCGGGGGGTTGTCGACGCTGCCAAGCTGGAGCGGGAAGAACGAAAGTGATAGATCAGATCGTCATCAACCCGTTCGCTGGTTTGCTTTGGACTTGTCGAATGGCTGCAGTAGTGTATCGAGTTCtcttgaagaaaaaaagccacTGCTTATCTCTGCTTGGGTCTAGCCCCAGAGCCCCGATCCAGAGGAGGCTGCAGAGCGACCCCCATAATGCATCCATGCATGAAGCAAACAGAGATATAGTCACATTGGATCTCGCGATGTGACAAGAGGGAACATGGCATGGGTGAGAAAAGAGGCGCAAAGGGGCATGACTCTCTGCATTTGCCGTGCGACGCACACAAACGGATTGAGTggtttttttccctctcaaTGCTGTTTGTGTTTCAATGTGATTAACTGTCGTGTTTTTTTGAGGCTTGCAGTTGTAGTTTCTCACACTGTCAACGTTGTCCATCAAGTCAACCATGCATCGCCCCCAATATGTGATATGCCAGAGCCCGGTGAATCCCACGCTGCCAAACAAACAAGACACCCCAAACTTTTTTCAGCTTGCATCTTTCTCTTTGGTGTTGCAGTGCCAGGGCGCCACGATCCCCGTGTCCTTTCGCCATGTGCCGGATCAGTGACCTCTCGGCATCGACTTGAGCAGCTTGACAACATTGTTGTAGTAACCCCCAACTCCTCCGTACTTGTGCAGCACCCCAGCAATGTTCACCTCATCGAGATCCTTGGTCCTCGTTCGTCCCAGCAGCCCCGTGTTTCTCGTGCTGGGGATCCTCAGCATCTCGGTCTCGACCTTCCACCCGCAGTCCTCGGCAATCAGAGTCACCCAGTCGACTAGCGAGGCAAACATGGACTTGCCCTTGGTCTTGTCGCGGGGCGGAGGGGCTCGCCACCTGTCGCCCGTGAGGTTGTGGCTGCAGCACGGGATCATGATGAAGGGGCACTCCGAgatggcggcgaggatgggTGTCCAGGGCGTCAGTTCGTCGGCgtggttggagatgatgaatgTGCCCTTTGGAAAGATGCCATCGTGGATGTCATCCGGGCCGACCTCATCCTGCTCTCCGTTTACAACCTCCCTCGGGACGACGCTGGGGAGCAGAAGCAATCTCTGCAGGGATTTACCCGAGGGTGACATGGACGATGAGCCGTTGTATTGAGCCCAAGACTTGCGCTCTCGCGCGTCGAATCCCCAGCCCGTGTAACTCTCTTCTCGTAGGATGTGCACCAGCAATCCGTTTCCACATCCAATGTCGACAAAGCCGGGAAACTCTGCGTCCTTGTACATGTCTCTCCACAGCTCAATGAGGAAAGCCGCGATGCCCAGATCCTCAAACACATGTTTGGACGGATCTGTTGTCTCGAGCCAAGACCTCGTAAGGCGCCTTGCGTACTTGTTCTTGAGCTCGGAGTACCTGTCCTGGAACCGCTCTCGGGGCACGACTGCGTCGTGGTTTACCCTCTTGACGTAGCCGACGGCATTGGCGTGTCCGTGCTTGTGGATTGTCtgaaggagatgatgggcaATCCTCCCTAGCTTCACTCGATTGGCCTCTCGGTCGGCCTCTTCGATGGTAGGGTCGTCCTCGAAAGGTAGGAAATGAATAGAGATTGTGCCCGTGTTTGTAGCTAGATCCCACTCGTGGAGCTGGCCTACCCCCCTGACTTTGGGGTGATAGTAGGGCATTTCTGCAGCAGAGGCAGCATGTGGTAGATAGATGGTAAGAGACCTTATCGAGCCTTCACCCTCTGGAGAGTCCTCGCTCTCCGAACGGGGGGAGGAAGTGTAGAAAGAGCACGTTTGGTCCAAGGGCGCATCTCGAAGTGTATTCCGAGGAATGAGCCTGCGAACAATGGTTCTTTGACAGATCAAGCCCTGAAAGTCTGGGATAGAAGGGCAGTCCTTGACAGAGTCTTTATTATGAGGCTGCGAGTCATCCCCATCATCGTAGAGAACATCTGCGCGAAACAACCATTTGGAGTTGAGGTTTGGATTCCTAACCAAGTTCAACATGATATCGTCAAAGTATCTCGTCTCAAAGGTACAAGCGTGGCGGCACACGGGCacccaaccaccaccaccatcaccatcggcgCGGAGGGCGGGCGGCGATCCCGGGGGGAGCTCTTCCGGGTCAAAGGGCAATTTCCTTCGAATCTCCATCTTTTATTCGTTTCGGAGGTTGGTGCCGGCAAGACCGGAGGGCTGGTTGAATTTTGCAAGGGGGATACTGTAAAAGTGGTGAGACTTTTGAGTCTTGGGAAAATTCAGTCGGTACCCAGTACGCGGGTCGAGAATAAACGGCAGACTACGGAGTAGAATGGCAAGCACCTTAAGCTCTCAAGGGCAGTGCTTTCTATTCAAGTATAAAATTCACTGAAGTTGAAAAGAGTATACAAAGCAGGTTTTCTATGAATTTtgtatattattttctattgTGTTGCTTGTCCATTTAGACATCTGCTCTTTGCCTCGTTTTTGCGTACCCCAGGTACCGACAAGTTGCGATTCGGGAATGTCACCCTGGACGTTGCTAGCCTTTCTCTCTACCTGCCCAACAAAGTCAAGCAAGGACAGACCAGTTAAACTCGGAGCTCTCCCCAGGCGCTAAACGGCCATGAGGCGATAAATCCTCCGTCTTTGGACAAGCCTCCCCCAGTTCTCACTTCACCTTCGGCTCCGGGAAGACAAAGTGGGAAACCTCGGGTTGTCCCAGGATTTCGGGCCTGGCAAGGGAAGGCTAGGATGCGAGACAGGGTATCCGTCGAGAATGACGAAATACAGGCACTATCAGCGGGCAGCAGATGTGACACCGAGAATAGTCACTGCGATGGCTATGTTTTGCGTTAAAGTCGCTGAGGACTGCATGGATGAATCAGGTGGCGATTCTACATCAGGCTCTGCAAGGCCAAATCTGCCTCGAAATGACTGCTTTCAACCCCGATGTTGCCTTTTGCCCGTTGGGATTGGCAGAAGGACTCTTTCGTGGCAACAGTCAGACGCTCCTTGACCGAGCTCCCTCTTCCACGGAACGGACCTGGGATGCAGCCCTTGCGTCACGAGCGAGGGCTGGGTGACTCGCAGCACAAACCATCCTCTAGTGGAGTTGAGTTGCCGCGGGTTCGCTTCAGTTCTTCGGTTCGTGGAGACGGAACACCGCTGGTCCTCCCGCAACCGGCCGGGAACAATCCCCCGATGGGCGGTCAAAATGTCATTATCAACAACCGGCCGGACCTGATTTGCAGGCTGGATTGCGATGGCTGGTGCGTCAGGGGCTGTGCATTTTCCTAAATTTCCCAGGGGTATGGTGCTGTCATTGCCCCCCCGGCATACGAAGTTGACAGTCTGGAAGCGACAAGTGATGGAATTCTGTAAAGTCAAATAGCCGCATTCTGTAAAACGGGCTTCGCCGGGCGCAAGCTGATGGGAGATGTGGCCAAAATAGCATTGCATGTCTCGCAttctggactggactggaatTGCCCGGCCAGAGCGGTGTGCGCGATAGTCCTGGACTGTAGGTGGCCAGGCGTAGAGAGTGACTCCCCCTAAGAGACCGGATCCGACCACTGACAGCCTGGATTGCGGCTGGGCCTTCTTTGTTCGGGCTGGTCCCTGGTGGAAACCTCCCATGGATGGCTGTGGATGGCGACCGAATTCATCCAGACAAGGCTCGGCGCCTCACATGTCAGGCCACAGCAACCCCCGGTAAGGCATCCAGCAGCCCGTGCTCCCTCCCGCCCGCCGCCCGCCAGAGCCCAACCAATTACTCACTTACTCATCTTTTGCCCCTCCGCTTCTCTTCTCGAAACTCTCTTTCTTCACCCCCTACAACGTCACCAACACAAATACCCGCAACTCCCCCCAggctcttcttgtcctctcGCAAACTTCGTCGCAAGACTCTCCTCTCTCGCAAGCTCACCTACGCAACTCCCCCGTACCACTTCTTCGATCAACCTACACAGCGAGGCGCTATCTTAGCCGGCGGTCGCTGAAAACACCCTCAACCCTTTTACAAAACCCATTTCCCAAGGTCACCCCAGTACCTCCGAGTTTATGTCCATCGAAAATCTCAAGACCTACGGTACGTTTCTCTCTCGatccatctccttcatccacCGGTCGGAAGCCCTCAGACCGTCCAGAGGCAACCCAGCCTCAAAAACCGACCCGCGTGTACCTGCATCTGTTGATGCCAAGCCACATGCTTCCGACCCCGCCAAACCCACATGCCAGGACAGATGGTCAATGGAAACAAGTTTTACTGACTGCCCTCATCAATAGACCCCTTCGCCGAAGCCGACGAGGACACCGGAGAAACCAAGCAGACGCAGAATTACATCCATATACGCATTCAGCGTAAGTCATTCCCTCCTCCAAGCCACCTCAGCCACCGGCGCGGCGCATCGAGAGTCGCATCACCCTACATCCTCACGTGAGATTGTCTGGTGGTCGCCTGGATCGTCGCATCGCTGCATCGGCAACGTCATTTCTTGTCCAATGCTAACTTCTGTCGCAGAGCGTAATGGACGCAAGACTCTGACCACTGTCCAGGGTCTCCCCAAGAAGTTTGACCAGAAGAAGATtctcaaggtcatcaagaagaagtttgGTATGTTTTCTCCCATCACACTGTCATCCAGCCGCTAACATTTACAGCCTGCAATGGCACCATCGTCAACGACTCCGAGATGGGAGAGGTGATCCAGCTCCAGGGGGATCAGCGCAAAGATGTTCAGGAATTCCTCATCGACAAGAAGGAAGGCCTCGAGCTAgatgccaagaccatcaaggtCCACGGCTTCTAAAGCTCCGCATGCCCCGTCGTCCTGTCAGTCGCCGTACCCGGGCGTCTTGACGTAGAGGGACAGGGATGCATGGCCTCCGGCTTGTGCCTTATCCGGACGTGTCCCCTTGCATTGGAGACACCCCGAGGCTCGGATCCGATTACTCTAGGACGACGGGCATCCACTCAGGGCGAGTTTGACTCCTGGTGGCTTTTTGGAAGAGTATTTTTTTCTGCTGCACACGTTTTGAAGCGGGTGGGTGGTGGTTTACCTACAGCATCTGCCCAGGCTCACGTGCAGAGAGGACGAGGCTACGGGCAAAGCACCTGTCGTGTTGTGTCTTGAGACGAACAGACAAGGCTTGTCGGTCGCTCGTTAGTCAAGTATATCCTACCTGGGCAAGCCCCGCAGTAGTCTCAGGCAAATAAATACAAGGTCAATTCCGAATGATTTGAGTGCAGACGTGATTCAAGGCGCAGGTCAACTGAAAGTGATGTAAATAGACTTGACGCCAGGCCCTTCATATCCAGTTTCAAGATGAACTCCAAGGCACCGACTCCAAAACTAACTGCCTATACACACAATACAATACAACTAGAGTCTTAAGGACAAGGACTCGCTGAAAGACAAGGTTGAAACAAAACAACAAACACAGCCCCAGCATGGGCGGGATATAAAACTCCGGAACGAGAATACAAGAACGTATACAAGTAATCCAAAACAGACAGCGGCCAAGTACGGATGGCCATTCACAGGTCCAGCAAGAACCTGGCTCAATGTGAGGGGGAGGATGCACACCGGCATGCCGGCACACAGTTCCGCGCAGATGACGATATGCGCTAGAGGCCGTCATGCTGCTCGATGCTGCCCCTAACCTGCGCGACGACGCGTGACGCCTCGTCCCAGGCGCGGCGGCCAGAGGCGATGAGGGGTATCTGGGGATACTGGGGCGTGTAGAGGTGCATGTGCGCGAGCAAAGTCAC
The window above is part of the Fusarium falciforme chromosome 3, complete sequence genome. Proteins encoded here:
- a CDS encoding TRNA (uracil-O(2)-)-methyltransferase; this encodes MEIRRKLPFDPEELPPGSPPALRADGDGGGGWVPVCRHACTFETRYFDDIMLNLVRNPNLNSKWLFRADVLYDDGDDSQPHNKDSVKDCPSIPDFQGLICQRTIVRRLIPRNTLRDAPLDQTCSFYTSSPRSESEDSPEGEGSIRSLTIYLPHAASAAEMPYYHPKVRGVGQLHEWDLATNTGTISIHFLPFEDDPTIEEADREANRVKLGRIAHHLLQTIHKHGHANAVGYVKRVNHDAVVPRERFQDRYSELKNKYARRLTRSWLETTDPSKHVFEDLGIAAFLIELWRDMYKDAEFPGFVDIGCGNGLLVHILREESYTGWGFDARERKSWAQYNGSSSMSPSGKSLQRLLLLPSVVPREVVNGEQDEVGPDDIHDGIFPKGTFIISNHADELTPWTPILAAISECPFIMIPCCSHNLTGDRWRAPPPRDKTKGKSMFASLVDWVTLIAEDCGWKVETEMLRIPSTRNTGLLGRTRTKDLDEVNIAGVLHKYGGVGGYYNNVVKLLKSMPRGH
- a CDS encoding Translation machinery-associated protein 22; translation: MSIENLKTYDPFAEADEDTGETKQTQNYIHIRIQQRNGRKTLTTVQGLPKKFDQKKILKVIKKKFACNGTIVNDSEMGEVIQLQGDQRKDVQEFLIDKKEGLELDAKTIKVHGF